From the Niveibacterium microcysteis genome, the window ACCAGCAGGCCATCGTCGCCAAGGGCGTCAATGGCGCGGCGCAGGGCCTTCAGGAATCCTGCCGCTTCGCGCTTGGCCGTAATCCAGGCGCGCGAACCATGCCAGTCGTGCCAGAAGCCGCGCAAGGCACAGGTCTTACCGTAACCGCCGGGTGCCAGCACGGTCACCAGCGGTCGCTGCAGTGCCGCTTGCAGGGCTGCCGATACGCGTGGGCGCGGCATGTCGGGGCGGTAGGGTGCGGGTGGGTGGAGGGTATCCATCTGCATCCGAGCATCGTACCGCGACAATCAACCTCAGGGTTTGACGACTTCATTTCTGCGCAAGCGGAGCATGGTTGCCACAGGGAAACCGCAACACAGATCTGGAGCAATCATGACCCGTGATGAAGCACGTCAGGCCGCGCAACTGGCCTTTGCTGCGAGCAACGAGGAAATCGGTTTGGGCGACGCGAGCAGCTTGCCCTTGCCGCTCGATCAGTTGCTTGCCCTCGACGAGACTCACCCCGACGTGGTGGAGGCGCACACCGGCGGCCTGACCGGATTCGTGTACCGACTTCGCACCTCACACGGTGACTGGAACATCAAGCGCGCCCGCAGTTCCAGCCTGGTGCAGAACCCGGATGGTCAGACGTCCTTTCTCAACGAAGTTCAGCGTCGCTGCGAACTCGAAGCCCTTGGTAACGACTGCCCGGCCGGCGTGGTGCGGACGCGCTACGCCTCGTTCCGAAAGGGCTTGATTGTCTCACCGTGGATCGAGGGTGAGATTGCGAAACGTTGGGACGAGCGGACGCTGTCGAGTCTGTTCGACTTGCTCGTCGATCTGTACCTGCGCGGCTTCTTCGAGTGGGACGTATCGCCGGGGAATCTGGTCGATGATGGCACGCGACTGTGGATGTTCGACTTTGGCTACATGTATCGCTTCGACCCGCGGGTCGACTTCAATTCGAACGGGCTTGAAGCGCTCCTCTTTCATCCGGCCGAGCGCTTCGAAACACGCAACTACTTCGCGGTCTTGTTGGAGCAGGAGAAGGCGCAAGGGCAGGATGCTGCCCTTAAGGACTTCGTGCTCGAGAAGCGGATTGCGCTCTCCGCCTATGAACGCTTGGTCAGTGGGCTTCGCGCAATGAACGCGAGCAGCGCCGTGATTGATCAGTTCACCGCAATCATCGGCCGGTGGACGCGTGCGCTGCGGGAGGATCCGGCTGCGCTCTACCTTGCCGAGGGCTGGCGTTCCCATCGCCTGGACCTGGACGACGATCTGCGGGGGCAGACTTGCACGCGCCGCACGCTGGCACGTACTGACTGGCTGCTTGATGCGGTCGATCAACACTTCGATGCGCTGCGTTCGCTAGATGCCTTCTTCTGGCACGACGTCGGCCAATCGCGTGAAGCCTTGCTTGATCAACTGGCAGCCGACCGCGAAAACGCGGTACGTTGGCAGATTGTGACCTGAACGGAGACGGTATGCACTTCCCCTTTAAGGCGGTGTTGTTCGATATGGATGGCACGATCACAGACAGCACAGCGTTTCACGACGCCGCGTGGGACGCCTTCGCCCAAGCGCATGCCGGTGGCGGGCTGGCACCTGGCGATCCGCGCCTCGTGCCGGGGCGGACGATCGATGTGGTGCGCGCGGTACTTGGGCGCGACGTGGTCGGCGACGAAGCGCAACGCCTGCACGACGACAAGGAGCACCGCTTTCATGCGATCGCGCGTGGCCGCATGACCGCGCTGCCGGGGCTGTCGCGCTATCTGCGCTGGTTGTCCGCGCGGAGCATTCCGGCTGCCCTGGTGACCAACGCCCCCCGTATCAACATCGATTTCACGCTCGCGGAGCTCGGTCTAGAAGGTGCGTTTCCGCTCACGCTTGGGGCCGAGGATGTGGAGCGCGGCAAACCGCATCCCGACCCGTTCATCGAAGCCTGTTTGCGCCTTGGGGTGGCTGCGACCGACGCCTTGGTTCACGAGGACTCGCGTCTTGGCATCCAGGCGGGGGTGGCGGCGGGTTGCCCGGTTGCCGCCATGCTCACCGGTTTGTCGGCAAGCGACGCTGCCACCGCTGGCGCGCGCTGGGTTGCGCGTGACTATGACGACTGGCTGGCGCAGATTTCGCGCGAGACGGCGGAGGCCTGACTGCCTGCCTCATTCTTGAGCAAGTCGGCAAAACCCATTTGCTTCAAACGCTTGGCGCAGTGTTGCAGTGCTTATCCACAGGGCCACGCACATATTCTGTGGATCAACGCTTACCAGCGCAGCCCCAGGGCGCGGAACGCGAAGCTCAGGCAGAAGAGCGGCCCAACCCACAGATAGCGCAGATCCTCGAAGAACGACGGCTTCTTGCCCTCGATGCGGTGACCAATGAATTGGCCGATCCAGGCGAGTACGAACACCCCCAGCGAGACCGGCAGCAGATGTTCGCCCAGTGCGATCACGAGCCCGAGTACGATGGCGCTGACAAGTGCCATCGCCACCAGGAAGGGCACCGATAGCCGGGCGTAGTACACCAGGCTTGCTCCGATGAAACCGATCGCAAGCCACGGGCTGCCTGCCCACATCAGCCCAACCAGGCTGGCGAGGATGAGCGGGATGCAGACCAGGTGGATCCGTTCGTTGATCGGGTTACGGTGGCTTTCGCCGTAATGCGTGAGCAAGCGGTCCACTTCGCGTGTTGAAGCGGTCGAGTTGCTTGGCTGCATCGGGTGACTCCGTTGGTTCTGGGCGTTGTTTGGCCAAGCTTAGGGCTTTGCGGCCGGTGCAGTGATCGTTTCGGCGACAGTGTGTGCGGCGGCGTCCGGAACACTTTGCACGGTCAAACTGATCCGCGTCAGCGGCGGTGCGCGGCGAGGTGGTCGCGCTCTGCATTTTGGTGGATCATGCGCAGCATCATGAGTTGGCCGAGCCAAACGCCTCCGCGCCGGGAATGGGAACTGCGACGCCTCTCCGACGCTGACACCGAAGCGATCGCGCGGCACTGGTTGTCGCTGCCGGCGGGCGCGCGCTACAAGCGTTTCGGGCACATCCTTCCGGACGCCACCCTGCTGCGATTTGCAGAAGATCTCGATTTCTCCAGCGATCTTTTTTGCGGCATGGTTTCGCCCGATGGCGATCTGGTCGCCCTGGCCCAAGCGGCACCGGAGTGGGACGGTGCATGGGAGTTGAGTTTCTCCGTGCTGCCGCGCGCGCAGCGCAACGGCTTTGCGCGGCGACTTGGCGAGCGGATGCTCCGCATGCTCGCTGCGCAGGGCGCGCGGCGGGTGCGCTTGTGTTGTTTGGCTTCAAATCTCCCGATGACCAGCCTTGCAAACGCGCTCGGCTTCGCGATGGTGCGCGACAACGTGTTCATGCGCGGCGAGCGCGAACTCGAAGGGCCGAGTATCCGTGGTTTGCGCGCAGGCCAGACTGGTCGATTGCGCGGTAGCTGAAGGTCTGAATCGCTGCTGAGCAAAATAAAGCTGGTGTTTCCTGCGCACCGTGGCATAATCCGCCCCTTCGTCTCGGCTGCCGGTTAGTTTCACCTCCGGCACGCATCGATTTCCAGCTTCCCGTCGTTTCCGGACTCTCCCGTTCGACATACCCGGTTGGCATCGATGTTTATTGCGATGCGCCATCCCGGGTTGCCTCCTGGCAAGCCCTCATTGGCTCTGCGCCACTGAATCGAATGTTCGATTCATGCGCCGAGGCGGCTTTTGTTTGTCCGAACTGGAGAATTGAATGTCCGATATCGGCTTCGCCGACCTTGGCCTTGGCCAAACCCTCGAGTCCACCCTTGCCTCGCAAGGCCTGACTCAACCGACCCCCGTGCAGCAGAAAGCAATCCCGATGCTGCTGCAAGGCGCCGACCTGATTGCGTCCGCGCCGACCGGAACCGGCAAGACTGCCGCTTTCCTGCTTCCCGCCCTGGCCCGCCTGACCGAAGCGCCGAAGACCAAGAGCATCGGTCCGCGCATCCTGGTCCTGACGCCGACCCGCGAACTCGCGCAACAGGTTGCCAACGCTGCAAAACAGTTTTCGCGCCAGCTCAATCGCGTCAAGACGATCTGCGTGACCGGTGGCGAGTCGTACCGCGAACAGAACCGCGCCATCTCGACGCCGCACGAGATCCTCGTTGCGACGCCGGGTCGCTTGATGGACCAGATGCAATCGGGCCGTCTGGACTTCTCGCGCCTCGAAGTGTTCGTGCTCGATGAAGCTGACCGCATGCTCGACATGGGCTTCTCGGACGACGTGATGGCGATTGCCGCCAAGCTGCCGACCGATCGCCAGACCGTGTGCTTTACCGCCACGATGTCGCGTACCGTGCTGTCGCTGTCGTCGCAACTGCAGAAGAATCCGCAGACGATCGAAGTGAAGGCCGAAGTCGCTCGCACCGATGCAATCGACCAGCAGATCGTTTTCGTCGACAACTTCGGCCACAAGCGCCGCCTGCTGAGCCATTGGCTCAACGGCGAAGCCAGCGGCCAAGCCGTCGTGTTCACCTCGACCAAGCGTAGCGCCGACGAACTCGCCGCCGCGCTGGATGCTGAAGGTCATGCCACGGCTGCCTTGCACGGCGACCTGCAGCAGCGCCAACGTACCCGCATGCTCAACCAGCTGCGTCGCGGTGAAGTGCGCGTGCTGGTGGCAACCGATGTCGCCGCCCGCGGCATCGATGTGCCGGCAATCACCCATGTGTTCAACTTCGATTTGCCGAAGTTCGCTGAAGACTATGTGCACCGTATCGGCCGTACTGGCCGCGCTGGCGCCACGGGTACCGCGGTGTCCTTTGTTGGTCGCGACGATGTGGGCGCACTGCGCGGCATCGAGCGCTTCATCGGCCGCCCGGTGAAGATCACCGAAGTCGAAGGCATGGTTGCCGAGTTCAAGCCGGGTGCCCGTGGTGACGGTCGTCGCCCGGCGCCGCGCAAGTGGGATGAGCGTCGCCCGCAAGGCGAGCGCCGTGAAGGCCGCCCGTTCGGCGATCGCAACTTCGGTGATCGTCGTCCGCAGGGCGAGCGCAGCTTTGGTGACCGCCGTCCGCAGGGTGAGCGTAGCTTTGGCGACCGTCGTCCGTTCGCGAGCGAACCGCGCAGCTTTGGCGACCGCGCGCCGCGCGGCGAGAGCTTCGGCAATCGCGAAGGCTTCGGCAACAGCGAACGCCCGGCCAGCCGTGAAGGCTTCGGCAATCGTGACGGCTACCCGAAGCGTGAAGGCTTCCG encodes:
- a CDS encoding phosphotransferase, coding for MTRDEARQAAQLAFAASNEEIGLGDASSLPLPLDQLLALDETHPDVVEAHTGGLTGFVYRLRTSHGDWNIKRARSSSLVQNPDGQTSFLNEVQRRCELEALGNDCPAGVVRTRYASFRKGLIVSPWIEGEIAKRWDERTLSSLFDLLVDLYLRGFFEWDVSPGNLVDDGTRLWMFDFGYMYRFDPRVDFNSNGLEALLFHPAERFETRNYFAVLLEQEKAQGQDAALKDFVLEKRIALSAYERLVSGLRAMNASSAVIDQFTAIIGRWTRALREDPAALYLAEGWRSHRLDLDDDLRGQTCTRRTLARTDWLLDAVDQHFDALRSLDAFFWHDVGQSREALLDQLAADRENAVRWQIVT
- a CDS encoding DUF962 domain-containing protein; the protein is MQPSNSTASTREVDRLLTHYGESHRNPINERIHLVCIPLILASLVGLMWAGSPWLAIGFIGASLVYYARLSVPFLVAMALVSAIVLGLVIALGEHLLPVSLGVFVLAWIGQFIGHRIEGKKPSFFEDLRYLWVGPLFCLSFAFRALGLRW
- a CDS encoding HAD family hydrolase, with amino-acid sequence MHFPFKAVLFDMDGTITDSTAFHDAAWDAFAQAHAGGGLAPGDPRLVPGRTIDVVRAVLGRDVVGDEAQRLHDDKEHRFHAIARGRMTALPGLSRYLRWLSARSIPAALVTNAPRINIDFTLAELGLEGAFPLTLGAEDVERGKPHPDPFIEACLRLGVAATDALVHEDSRLGIQAGVAAGCPVAAMLTGLSASDAATAGARWVARDYDDWLAQISRETAEA
- a CDS encoding GNAT family N-acetyltransferase; this encodes MSWPSQTPPRREWELRRLSDADTEAIARHWLSLPAGARYKRFGHILPDATLLRFAEDLDFSSDLFCGMVSPDGDLVALAQAAPEWDGAWELSFSVLPRAQRNGFARRLGERMLRMLAAQGARRVRLCCLASNLPMTSLANALGFAMVRDNVFMRGERELEGPSIRGLRAGQTGRLRGS
- a CDS encoding DEAD/DEAH box helicase, with amino-acid sequence MSDIGFADLGLGQTLESTLASQGLTQPTPVQQKAIPMLLQGADLIASAPTGTGKTAAFLLPALARLTEAPKTKSIGPRILVLTPTRELAQQVANAAKQFSRQLNRVKTICVTGGESYREQNRAISTPHEILVATPGRLMDQMQSGRLDFSRLEVFVLDEADRMLDMGFSDDVMAIAAKLPTDRQTVCFTATMSRTVLSLSSQLQKNPQTIEVKAEVARTDAIDQQIVFVDNFGHKRRLLSHWLNGEASGQAVVFTSTKRSADELAAALDAEGHATAALHGDLQQRQRTRMLNQLRRGEVRVLVATDVAARGIDVPAITHVFNFDLPKFAEDYVHRIGRTGRAGATGTAVSFVGRDDVGALRGIERFIGRPVKITEVEGMVAEFKPGARGDGRRPAPRKWDERRPQGERREGRPFGDRNFGDRRPQGERSFGDRRPQGERSFGDRRPFASEPRSFGDRAPRGESFGNREGFGNSERPASREGFGNRDGYPKREGFRRDEAPRSFGDRPARDAAPYGDRPQREARPSGERSFADRRPDAPRKSWGDSKPFGAERPRRKFD